Proteins encoded in a region of the Zea mays cultivar B73 chromosome 2, Zm-B73-REFERENCE-NAM-5.0, whole genome shotgun sequence genome:
- the LOC103646888 gene encoding UDP-glycosyltransferase 73D1-like, with translation MGPPPPLPEVDELYRNEASPPPPIHDDAVGVMSLGSSVFKVLDQMAESTRANGLVVNTFEEMESDSTTLLAEATDKKVIAVRSISLCRSPSLDPQSMSCDARQCMAWMDAKAPKSVVYVSFGSARRMPPIQLGMAFASCPALVLWLIKDADSLPDNVKDWLRENTDAHDIAGSKCLVVRGWALEVAILAHPVSGSFMALYGWGSTLEVVAAGLPMATWPFFIEQFIDEQLIVDVLGIGLSVGVMKPTENVLTASNTGVVVVMIYAPAFWSCLTSFTLGIYGLIVGVICWPFLMKQASLSFVSRQDGW, from the exons ATGGGTCCACCGCCTCCTCTTCCCGAAGTCGACGAGTTGTACCGCAACGAGGCAAGTCCTCCGCCTCCCATCCACGACGACGCTGTGGGGGTGATGTCCTTGGGCTCGAGCGTGTTCAAGGTGCTCGATCAAATGGCCGAGAGCACGAGAGCCAACGGTCTGGTGGTGAACACGTTCGAGGAGATGGAAAGCGACTCGACGACGCTTCTCGCGGAGGCGACAGACAAAAAGGTGATCGCCGTCAGGTCCATCTCGCTCTGCCGCTCACCAAGTCTCGACCCTCAGTCCATGTCGTGTGACGCGAGGCAATGCATGGCATGGATGGACGCCAAGGCTCCTAAGTCTGTGGTGTACGTGAGCTTCGGCAGTGCTAGGCGCATGCCACCCATTCAGCTCGGCATGGCGTTTGCCTCATGCCCCGCGCTTGTGCTCTGGCTCATCAAGGACGCTGACTCCCTGCCCGACAACGTCAAGGATTGGCTACGCGAGAACACCGATGCACACGACATCGCAGGAAGCAAGTGTCTGGTGGTGCGCGGTTGGGCGCTAGAGGTGGCCATCCTGGCCCATCCAGTCAGTGGCAGCTTCATGGCGCTCTATGGATGGGGCTCCACTCTGGAGGTTGTTGCAGCCGGTCTGCCCATGGCTACCTGGCCCTTTTTCATTGAGCAATTTATCGACGAGCAGCTCATCGTGGACGTGCTTGGTATTGGATTATCCGTCGGTGTGATGAAGCCAACTGAAAATGTTTTGACTGCCAGTAACACGGGTGTTGTTGTTGTGATGATATATGCTCCTGCTTTTTGGTCCTGCCTGACAAGCTTCACACTTGGAATCTATGGTCTGATAGTTGGGGTTATATGTTGGCCATTTCTG ATGAAACAAGCTAGTCTATCTTTTGTCTCAAGACAAGATGGCTGGTGA
- the LOC103646889 gene encoding uncharacterized protein isoform X1: MRYGSTASKTSSPSDMMRSEVTEAAKLLNLWNEWGLQILVLVSFGLQVFLLVFGGVRRHSNSTALAFSLWSAYVLADSTATYTLGHLSVDSRSNEHQLVVFWAPFPLLHLGGPDNITAYALEDNALWLRHLQILAVQVLGAAYVIYKYISSSGKLLLLASLSMFFVGILKYGERIWALKCGNISSIRSSISIRKVKTDPYQLLTLGTSEEDLLLGAHSQFDICKGVFADIIMLPNPLVRSQPKPRSVISYLGEDLYKLVEMELSLMYDFLYTKAAVIHTSYGFCIHFISLFGTATTFLLFQLSISSSGNRYSRVDVAISYVLLVGALVLEIISVCRAVLSTWTCSLLHRRGRGWEWCLHIITSLGQRVHPASRRLWSGSLGQYNLFHLCTRNTNEIGSRLAMKLGLEDWWNMMHFSGTFPHTNSSLSIQDIKKLVLQALRSKEQALQHQDTDLNSRGSFILKRMEAYKDFARWSVNIDFDESILVWHIATEVFIRKSKAKHAKELLEATEVLSNYLMFLLVVKPNMLPGAARHNIHLTSCEQLEGHCRTRFGDKDSPLAPSPVSWNLCYIIKELFHHDGPSCSRIPRREKLAEVAWSFSQFALGSVKAPNPHGNSIRDSANMYAILLANELMSIELRWQDQRDTLELILGVWVEMLLYAADHCSQESHARQLSNGCEFITIVSLLAHHFKYYSGAFRDAAT; this comes from the exons ATGAGATATGGATCAACTGCTTCCAAGACAAGCTCGCCTTCAG ACATGATGAGGAGCGAAGTAACTGAAGCTGCAAAGCTACTGAACCTGTGGAATGAATGGGGGTTACAGATCCTGGTCCTTGTAAGCTTCGGGTTACAAGTATTCCTCCTCGTTTTCGGAGGAGTCCGCCGTCATAGCAACTCCACTGCCCTTGCGTTCTCCCTCTGGTCGGCATACGTACTGGCCGATTCCACAGCGACATACACCCTGGGCCACCTATCTGTTGACAGTAGGTCAAACGAGCACCAGCTGGTGGTGTTCTGGGCGCCGTTCCCACTGCTGCACCTCGGTGGCCCAGACAACATCACAGCGTATGCACTCGAGGACAACGCGCTCTGGCTACGCCATCTGCAAATTCTCGCCGTGCAGGTCCTAGGAGCTGCTTATGTGATATACAAGTACATCTCCAGCAGCGGGAAATTGCTTTTGCTGGCCTCCTTGTCCATGTTCTTTGTCGGTATTCTCAAGTATGGCGAGAGGATATGGGCTCTCAAGTGTGGCAACATCAGCAGCATCCGCAGCAGCATCAGCATCCGGAAGGTCAAGACTGACCCTTATCAGTTATTGACTTTGGGTACTAGCGAAGAGGATTTGCTGCTTGGAGCCCACTCCCAGTTCGATATCTGCAAAGGTGTCTTCGCCGATATCATAATGCTACCGAATCCCTTAGTTCGTTCACAACCTAAACCACGTTCCGTGATATCTTATCTGGGAGAGGATCTATACAAGTTGGTCGAGATGGAGCTGTCTCTGATGTATGACTTCCTGTACACCAAGGCAGCAGTGATCCACACATCGTATGGCTTCTGCATCCATTTCATCTCGCTGTTTGGCACAGCCACCACATTCCTTTTGTTTCAGCTCAGTATCAGCAGCAGTGGAAATCGGTACAGCAGAGTGGATGTGGCTATCAGTTATGTTTTACTGGTAGGGGCTTTGGTCCTGGAAATCATATCAGTGTGCAGAGCTGTACTATCCACCTGGACATGTTCTTTGTTGCACCGCAGGGGCAGGGGATGGGAGTGGTGTCTCCACATTATCACTTCCCTTGGTCAGCGTGTCCATCCAGCAAGCAGGAGACTCTGGTCGGGCTCCCTTGGGCAGTACAACTTGTTCCACTTGTGCACCCGCAACACCAACGAGATAGGGAGCAGACTAGCAATGAAATTGGGGCTCGAGGACTGGTGGAACATGATGCACTTCTCAGGCACTTTCCCACACACTAACTCGTCTTTGTCAATACAAGATATCAAGAAATTGGTTCTGCAAGCACTGCGAAGCAAAGAGCAAGCACTGCAACACCAGGATACTGATTTGAACTCAAGAGGCAGCTTTATACTGAAACGTATGGAGGCCTACAAGGACTTTGCTCGCTGGAGCGTCAACATTGACTTCGACGAGAGCATCCTTGTTTGGCACATTGCAACCGAGGTGTTCATCAGGAAATCCAAGGCCAAACATGCAAAAGAACTCCTTGAGGCTACTGAGGTACTATCCAATTACTTGATGTTCTTGCTGGTGGTAAAACCTAACATGCTACCAGGCGCTGCACGGCATAACATACATCTCACCTCCTGCGAACAACTAGAAGGACACTGCCGAACACGATTTGGTGATAAGGACAGTCCATTGGCGCCATCCCCTGTAAGCTGGAACCTGTGCTATATTATTAAGGAATTGTTCCACCATGATGGCCCCAGTTGCTCCAGGATCCCACGGAGGGAGAAGCTTGCAGAGGTGGCGTGGAGTTTCTCCCAATTTGCACTG GGATCAGTAAAGGCACCAAATCCACACGGGAACTCCATCCGTGACAGTGCTAATATGTATGCAATCTTGCTCGCCAACGAGCTTATGAGCATAGAGTTGCGGTGGCAAGATCAGCGTGACACTTTGGAACTGATCCTGGGGGTGTGGGTGGAGATGTTGTTGTATGCTGCTGACCATTGCAGCCAAGAGTCCCATGCCAGGCAGCTCAGTAATGGCTGCGAATTCATCACCATCGTGTCGTTGCTGGCACACCACTTCAAGTACTACTCTGGGGCCTTCAGGGACGCCGCAACCTAG
- the LOC103646889 gene encoding uncharacterized protein isoform X3, whose amino-acid sequence MRYGSTASKTSSPSDMMRSEVTEAAKLLNLWNEWGLQILVLVSFGLQVFLLVFGGVRRHSNSTALAFSLWSAYVLADSTATYTLGHLSVDSRSNEHQLVVFWAPFPLLHLGGPDNITAYALEDNALWLRHLQILAVQVLGAAYVIYKYISSSGKLLLLASLSMFFVGILKYGERIWALKCGNISSIRSSISIRKVKTDPYQLLTLGTSEEDLLLGAHSQFDICKGVFADIIMLPNPLVRSQPKPRSVISYLGEDLYKLVEMELSLMYDFLYTKAAVIHTSYGFCIHFISLFGTATTFLLFQLSISSSGNRYSRVDVAISYVLLVGALVLEIISVCRAVLSTWTCSLLHRRGRGWEWCLHIITSLGQRVHPASRRLWSGSLGQYNLFHLCTRNTNEIGSRLAMKLGLEDWWNMMHFSGTFPHTNSSLSIQDIKKLVLQALRSKEQALQHQDTDLNSRGSFILKRMEAYKDFARWSVNIDFDESILVWHIATEVFIRKSKAKHAKELLEATEVLSNYLMFLLVVKPNMLPGAARHNIHLTSCEQLEGHCRTRFGDKDSPLAPSPVSWNLCYIIKELFHHDGPSCSRIPRREKLAEVAWSFSQFALV is encoded by the exons ATGAGATATGGATCAACTGCTTCCAAGACAAGCTCGCCTTCAG ACATGATGAGGAGCGAAGTAACTGAAGCTGCAAAGCTACTGAACCTGTGGAATGAATGGGGGTTACAGATCCTGGTCCTTGTAAGCTTCGGGTTACAAGTATTCCTCCTCGTTTTCGGAGGAGTCCGCCGTCATAGCAACTCCACTGCCCTTGCGTTCTCCCTCTGGTCGGCATACGTACTGGCCGATTCCACAGCGACATACACCCTGGGCCACCTATCTGTTGACAGTAGGTCAAACGAGCACCAGCTGGTGGTGTTCTGGGCGCCGTTCCCACTGCTGCACCTCGGTGGCCCAGACAACATCACAGCGTATGCACTCGAGGACAACGCGCTCTGGCTACGCCATCTGCAAATTCTCGCCGTGCAGGTCCTAGGAGCTGCTTATGTGATATACAAGTACATCTCCAGCAGCGGGAAATTGCTTTTGCTGGCCTCCTTGTCCATGTTCTTTGTCGGTATTCTCAAGTATGGCGAGAGGATATGGGCTCTCAAGTGTGGCAACATCAGCAGCATCCGCAGCAGCATCAGCATCCGGAAGGTCAAGACTGACCCTTATCAGTTATTGACTTTGGGTACTAGCGAAGAGGATTTGCTGCTTGGAGCCCACTCCCAGTTCGATATCTGCAAAGGTGTCTTCGCCGATATCATAATGCTACCGAATCCCTTAGTTCGTTCACAACCTAAACCACGTTCCGTGATATCTTATCTGGGAGAGGATCTATACAAGTTGGTCGAGATGGAGCTGTCTCTGATGTATGACTTCCTGTACACCAAGGCAGCAGTGATCCACACATCGTATGGCTTCTGCATCCATTTCATCTCGCTGTTTGGCACAGCCACCACATTCCTTTTGTTTCAGCTCAGTATCAGCAGCAGTGGAAATCGGTACAGCAGAGTGGATGTGGCTATCAGTTATGTTTTACTGGTAGGGGCTTTGGTCCTGGAAATCATATCAGTGTGCAGAGCTGTACTATCCACCTGGACATGTTCTTTGTTGCACCGCAGGGGCAGGGGATGGGAGTGGTGTCTCCACATTATCACTTCCCTTGGTCAGCGTGTCCATCCAGCAAGCAGGAGACTCTGGTCGGGCTCCCTTGGGCAGTACAACTTGTTCCACTTGTGCACCCGCAACACCAACGAGATAGGGAGCAGACTAGCAATGAAATTGGGGCTCGAGGACTGGTGGAACATGATGCACTTCTCAGGCACTTTCCCACACACTAACTCGTCTTTGTCAATACAAGATATCAAGAAATTGGTTCTGCAAGCACTGCGAAGCAAAGAGCAAGCACTGCAACACCAGGATACTGATTTGAACTCAAGAGGCAGCTTTATACTGAAACGTATGGAGGCCTACAAGGACTTTGCTCGCTGGAGCGTCAACATTGACTTCGACGAGAGCATCCTTGTTTGGCACATTGCAACCGAGGTGTTCATCAGGAAATCCAAGGCCAAACATGCAAAAGAACTCCTTGAGGCTACTGAGGTACTATCCAATTACTTGATGTTCTTGCTGGTGGTAAAACCTAACATGCTACCAGGCGCTGCACGGCATAACATACATCTCACCTCCTGCGAACAACTAGAAGGACACTGCCGAACACGATTTGGTGATAAGGACAGTCCATTGGCGCCATCCCCTGTAAGCTGGAACCTGTGCTATATTATTAAGGAATTGTTCCACCATGATGGCCCCAGTTGCTCCAGGATCCCACGGAGGGAGAAGCTTGCAGAGGTGGCGTGGAGTTTCTCCCAATTTGCACTG GTATAG
- the LOC103646889 gene encoding uncharacterized protein isoform X2 encodes MMRSEVTEAAKLLNLWNEWGLQILVLVSFGLQVFLLVFGGVRRHSNSTALAFSLWSAYVLADSTATYTLGHLSVDSRSNEHQLVVFWAPFPLLHLGGPDNITAYALEDNALWLRHLQILAVQVLGAAYVIYKYISSSGKLLLLASLSMFFVGILKYGERIWALKCGNISSIRSSISIRKVKTDPYQLLTLGTSEEDLLLGAHSQFDICKGVFADIIMLPNPLVRSQPKPRSVISYLGEDLYKLVEMELSLMYDFLYTKAAVIHTSYGFCIHFISLFGTATTFLLFQLSISSSGNRYSRVDVAISYVLLVGALVLEIISVCRAVLSTWTCSLLHRRGRGWEWCLHIITSLGQRVHPASRRLWSGSLGQYNLFHLCTRNTNEIGSRLAMKLGLEDWWNMMHFSGTFPHTNSSLSIQDIKKLVLQALRSKEQALQHQDTDLNSRGSFILKRMEAYKDFARWSVNIDFDESILVWHIATEVFIRKSKAKHAKELLEATEVLSNYLMFLLVVKPNMLPGAARHNIHLTSCEQLEGHCRTRFGDKDSPLAPSPVSWNLCYIIKELFHHDGPSCSRIPRREKLAEVAWSFSQFALGSVKAPNPHGNSIRDSANMYAILLANELMSIELRWQDQRDTLELILGVWVEMLLYAADHCSQESHARQLSNGCEFITIVSLLAHHFKYYSGAFRDAAT; translated from the exons ATGATGAGGAGCGAAGTAACTGAAGCTGCAAAGCTACTGAACCTGTGGAATGAATGGGGGTTACAGATCCTGGTCCTTGTAAGCTTCGGGTTACAAGTATTCCTCCTCGTTTTCGGAGGAGTCCGCCGTCATAGCAACTCCACTGCCCTTGCGTTCTCCCTCTGGTCGGCATACGTACTGGCCGATTCCACAGCGACATACACCCTGGGCCACCTATCTGTTGACAGTAGGTCAAACGAGCACCAGCTGGTGGTGTTCTGGGCGCCGTTCCCACTGCTGCACCTCGGTGGCCCAGACAACATCACAGCGTATGCACTCGAGGACAACGCGCTCTGGCTACGCCATCTGCAAATTCTCGCCGTGCAGGTCCTAGGAGCTGCTTATGTGATATACAAGTACATCTCCAGCAGCGGGAAATTGCTTTTGCTGGCCTCCTTGTCCATGTTCTTTGTCGGTATTCTCAAGTATGGCGAGAGGATATGGGCTCTCAAGTGTGGCAACATCAGCAGCATCCGCAGCAGCATCAGCATCCGGAAGGTCAAGACTGACCCTTATCAGTTATTGACTTTGGGTACTAGCGAAGAGGATTTGCTGCTTGGAGCCCACTCCCAGTTCGATATCTGCAAAGGTGTCTTCGCCGATATCATAATGCTACCGAATCCCTTAGTTCGTTCACAACCTAAACCACGTTCCGTGATATCTTATCTGGGAGAGGATCTATACAAGTTGGTCGAGATGGAGCTGTCTCTGATGTATGACTTCCTGTACACCAAGGCAGCAGTGATCCACACATCGTATGGCTTCTGCATCCATTTCATCTCGCTGTTTGGCACAGCCACCACATTCCTTTTGTTTCAGCTCAGTATCAGCAGCAGTGGAAATCGGTACAGCAGAGTGGATGTGGCTATCAGTTATGTTTTACTGGTAGGGGCTTTGGTCCTGGAAATCATATCAGTGTGCAGAGCTGTACTATCCACCTGGACATGTTCTTTGTTGCACCGCAGGGGCAGGGGATGGGAGTGGTGTCTCCACATTATCACTTCCCTTGGTCAGCGTGTCCATCCAGCAAGCAGGAGACTCTGGTCGGGCTCCCTTGGGCAGTACAACTTGTTCCACTTGTGCACCCGCAACACCAACGAGATAGGGAGCAGACTAGCAATGAAATTGGGGCTCGAGGACTGGTGGAACATGATGCACTTCTCAGGCACTTTCCCACACACTAACTCGTCTTTGTCAATACAAGATATCAAGAAATTGGTTCTGCAAGCACTGCGAAGCAAAGAGCAAGCACTGCAACACCAGGATACTGATTTGAACTCAAGAGGCAGCTTTATACTGAAACGTATGGAGGCCTACAAGGACTTTGCTCGCTGGAGCGTCAACATTGACTTCGACGAGAGCATCCTTGTTTGGCACATTGCAACCGAGGTGTTCATCAGGAAATCCAAGGCCAAACATGCAAAAGAACTCCTTGAGGCTACTGAGGTACTATCCAATTACTTGATGTTCTTGCTGGTGGTAAAACCTAACATGCTACCAGGCGCTGCACGGCATAACATACATCTCACCTCCTGCGAACAACTAGAAGGACACTGCCGAACACGATTTGGTGATAAGGACAGTCCATTGGCGCCATCCCCTGTAAGCTGGAACCTGTGCTATATTATTAAGGAATTGTTCCACCATGATGGCCCCAGTTGCTCCAGGATCCCACGGAGGGAGAAGCTTGCAGAGGTGGCGTGGAGTTTCTCCCAATTTGCACTG GGATCAGTAAAGGCACCAAATCCACACGGGAACTCCATCCGTGACAGTGCTAATATGTATGCAATCTTGCTCGCCAACGAGCTTATGAGCATAGAGTTGCGGTGGCAAGATCAGCGTGACACTTTGGAACTGATCCTGGGGGTGTGGGTGGAGATGTTGTTGTATGCTGCTGACCATTGCAGCCAAGAGTCCCATGCCAGGCAGCTCAGTAATGGCTGCGAATTCATCACCATCGTGTCGTTGCTGGCACACCACTTCAAGTACTACTCTGGGGCCTTCAGGGACGCCGCAACCTAG